A genomic window from Litoreibacter janthinus includes:
- a CDS encoding TRAP transporter small permease subunit, which produces MSGESVEFTGGLDDVSIAITDPGDVDREHHGWADRLVINVGNVVSWLFPLLMVGIVAQVVMRQNGFNQAWLDDAQWWMYGFAMLTGFAYAITTQSHVRVDILHQNYSPEKRARIEVFAIGWLLMPFLLIMTDILSHYAWSSIEALEGSDSPNGLHRLYLLKASLPLMFVVALIAAWGVFKRNIRVFSDLSLHKVVLWTLPATLFFLTRVIHYGFFWFYAMTTDMKSRQITKEDVFSQVGIYAFAIVVLLIVIGFVLSRRNSKEA; this is translated from the coding sequence ATGTCAGGTGAATCTGTAGAATTTACGGGGGGGCTGGATGACGTATCTATCGCCATCACCGATCCCGGTGACGTTGATCGTGAGCATCACGGCTGGGCTGACCGGTTGGTCATCAATGTAGGGAACGTCGTGTCGTGGCTGTTCCCGCTCCTGATGGTTGGCATCGTCGCTCAGGTCGTTATGCGCCAGAACGGTTTCAACCAAGCGTGGTTGGATGATGCGCAGTGGTGGATGTATGGTTTCGCCATGCTCACAGGCTTTGCCTATGCGATCACCACCCAAAGCCATGTGCGTGTCGATATCCTGCATCAGAACTACAGCCCCGAGAAAAGAGCCCGCATTGAGGTCTTTGCAATTGGGTGGCTCCTGATGCCGTTCTTGCTGATCATGACTGACATACTCTCGCACTACGCGTGGTCCTCCATCGAGGCCTTGGAAGGGTCGGACAGCCCGAATGGCCTGCACCGCTTGTACCTCTTGAAGGCTTCTCTGCCGCTGATGTTCGTGGTCGCGCTGATTGCGGCATGGGGTGTGTTCAAACGAAACATTCGTGTCTTCAGTGACTTATCGCTGCACAAGGTAGTCCTTTGGACCCTGCCTGCGACGCTGTTCTTTCTTACACGGGTGATCCACTACGGCTTCTTCTGGTTCTATGCGATGACGACAGACATGAAGTCGCGCCAGATCACCAAAGAGGATGTTTTCTCGCAGGTCGGTATTTATGCCTTTGCCATCGTTGTGCTGCTGATCGTGATCGGCTTCGTGCTATCGCGCCGCAATTCCAAGGAAGCGTGA
- a CDS encoding TRAP transporter large permease, whose protein sequence is MQILSLFNFLTLNEWSVLAMFGIFIVMLFRGIPVAYALVGVSLVFIVLGEFVLDPNRKYINEFIEFDRTGISYTKLFANGGRFFGGIIKNPVLVALPMFIFMGLMLDQSGVAQRMMKAMQVLFGALKGGLALSVMLIGIILAASTGVIGASVVLLGVMGIPTMMAQNYSKPIATGTIAASGTLGILIPPSIMLVIMSDQLAISLGDLFMGALFPGLLLGVLYIVFLVVYGLVNPKAMPVPENRPPVDMKVIKETALSVMPPMALILLVLGSIFFGFATPTEASGLGAMGATILALLNRKLNMTVFKDVMRQTLNTSGYIVGIFIAANFFAFILRRFGGDQIIEHMVLSSFDDKYLVVIFILFIIFLLGFLLDWIEITLIIMPLMLPVVLALDIPVEGFGVVDNPSIVWFAILVAVTLQTSFLTPPVGFALFYLKGVCPPEITLGHIYKGVIPFVLLQLAGLGIVFAFPSIVTWLPAIAYGN, encoded by the coding sequence ATGCAAATCCTATCGCTTTTCAACTTTCTGACGCTGAACGAGTGGTCTGTATTGGCCATGTTCGGCATCTTTATCGTGATGCTGTTCCGCGGCATTCCTGTGGCTTACGCCCTTGTAGGGGTTTCACTGGTATTTATTGTTCTGGGCGAGTTTGTGCTCGACCCGAACCGCAAGTACATCAACGAGTTCATCGAGTTTGACCGCACAGGTATTTCCTACACCAAACTCTTTGCCAACGGCGGTCGCTTCTTCGGCGGTATCATCAAGAACCCGGTTCTTGTGGCGCTGCCGATGTTCATCTTCATGGGGCTAATGCTGGATCAATCCGGCGTGGCACAGCGCATGATGAAGGCGATGCAGGTGCTGTTTGGCGCGCTCAAAGGCGGGCTCGCGCTGTCGGTCATGCTGATCGGTATCATCCTTGCGGCATCCACTGGCGTCATCGGGGCCTCCGTGGTGCTGCTGGGCGTAATGGGCATTCCGACAATGATGGCGCAGAATTACTCCAAGCCCATCGCGACGGGGACAATCGCTGCGTCTGGTACCTTGGGTATTCTGATTCCCCCATCGATCATGCTGGTGATCATGTCGGACCAGTTGGCCATTTCGCTTGGCGACTTGTTTATGGGCGCACTGTTCCCCGGCCTCTTGCTCGGCGTGCTCTACATAGTTTTCTTGGTGGTCTATGGCTTGGTCAATCCTAAGGCGATGCCTGTGCCGGAAAACCGCCCTCCTGTGGATATGAAGGTGATCAAGGAAACAGCCTTGTCAGTGATGCCGCCAATGGCGCTGATCCTGCTGGTGCTTGGCTCGATCTTTTTCGGCTTTGCAACTCCGACGGAAGCCTCTGGTCTTGGGGCCATGGGGGCGACCATTCTGGCGCTGCTAAATCGCAAGTTAAACATGACCGTCTTCAAGGATGTGATGCGCCAAACGCTGAACACCTCGGGCTACATTGTCGGTATCTTCATTGCCGCCAATTTCTTTGCTTTCATCTTGCGCCGTTTCGGTGGCGACCAAATCATCGAGCATATGGTGCTGTCCTCATTCGACGACAAATATCTGGTCGTGATTTTCATCTTGTTCATCATCTTCCTGTTGGGCTTCTTGTTGGACTGGATTGAGATCACGCTGATCATCATGCCGCTTATGCTGCCTGTTGTTCTGGCGTTGGACATACCGGTGGAAGGCTTTGGGGTCGTCGACAACCCGTCAATCGTCTGGTTCGCCATTCTGGTGGCGGTGACATTGCAGACGTCTTTCCTGACGCCTCCCGTAGGCTTCGCTCTGTTCTACCTCAAGGGGGTTTGCCCGCCGGAGATTACGCTGGGCCATATCTACAAGGGTGTTATCCCGTTCGTGTTGCTGCAGCTAGCGGGTCTGGGGATCGTGTTCGCCTTCCCCAGTATCGTGACATGGCTACCAGCCATCGCTTACGGAAACTAA
- a CDS encoding nickel/cobalt transporter gives MPRIVIVPVGIAIAALIWLWSSGGFDSIAAWAASEQRDFQNQIARTLRALRGGEPGALALLITLCFAYGFFHAVGPGHGKVLIGGYGLGRQVPWFRLSLISLISSLGQAVTAIALVYAGVLLFNLSRGQMVGAAEDYMAPFSYAAIGLIGLWLTLRALKKFFGQRKIHSHSHSHDHADHHHPEDDTCSECGHKHGPSLAEVESATSLRDALILIAGIAVRPCTGALFVLVITWQMGIAAAGIAGAFAMALGTAVVTIGVGVAAVTMRAGLLGSFASSKLAARIVPAIELVAGLLIVFIASGLLLRTL, from the coding sequence ATGCCCCGCATTGTAATTGTTCCCGTTGGCATCGCCATCGCGGCGCTGATCTGGCTTTGGAGCAGCGGCGGCTTTGACAGCATTGCCGCTTGGGCGGCGTCCGAGCAACGCGACTTCCAGAACCAGATCGCCCGCACATTGCGCGCGTTGCGCGGCGGCGAGCCGGGTGCGCTGGCGTTGCTGATCACTCTTTGCTTTGCTTATGGGTTTTTCCATGCGGTCGGCCCCGGGCATGGCAAGGTGCTGATCGGCGGCTATGGGCTGGGGCGTCAGGTGCCGTGGTTTCGACTGTCTCTTATCTCGTTGATTTCGAGCCTTGGGCAGGCGGTCACCGCAATCGCGCTCGTCTATGCGGGCGTGTTGCTGTTCAACCTGAGCCGCGGGCAGATGGTCGGTGCGGCAGAAGACTATATGGCGCCGTTCAGCTATGCGGCGATTGGCCTGATCGGACTTTGGTTGACGCTCCGCGCCTTGAAGAAATTCTTTGGTCAGCGCAAGATCCATAGCCATAGCCATAGTCACGATCACGCAGATCACCACCATCCTGAGGACGACACTTGCTCGGAGTGCGGCCACAAGCACGGGCCAAGCCTTGCGGAAGTGGAAAGCGCCACATCTTTGCGCGATGCCTTGATCCTGATCGCAGGCATCGCGGTTCGTCCCTGCACCGGCGCACTGTTCGTGTTGGTTATCACATGGCAGATGGGCATTGCCGCCGCAGGTATTGCGGGCGCGTTTGCCATGGCGCTTGGAACGGCAGTGGTCACCATCGGCGTCGGAGTTGCTGCGGTCACGATGCGGGCGGGGCTGCTTGGGTCTTTTGCGTCGTCCAAACTGGCCGCGCGGATTGTCCCAGCGATCGAACTGGTTGCAGGTCTGCTTATCGTTTTCATCGCGAGCGGGCTATTGCTGCGCACCCTATGA
- a CDS encoding DUF1007 family protein: protein MLPMRKGFAAFTAAFLSLGTTPTFAHPHIFIDTGIEVIFDDTGRLTHVRVTWKYDDLYSLLLSEDYKLDTDHDGALTDLERDQMAGFDAEWVEGYAGDLEVLLDGQVLTLSGPMEPTADMIDGRLISTHLREITGTPLIEDETLSLKAFDPTYYTAYDVTLPVTLSGRDDCKVLRIEPDIDGQLAQMQAQLLTLDANADLEENDIPLIGGDFATDIRVTCPAL, encoded by the coding sequence ATGTTACCTATGCGAAAAGGCTTTGCCGCATTCACCGCAGCGTTTCTGTCCTTGGGCACCACGCCCACATTTGCCCACCCCCACATCTTTATCGACACCGGAATTGAGGTCATTTTTGACGACACCGGCCGACTGACGCATGTGCGTGTGACGTGGAAATACGACGATCTTTATTCGCTGCTGCTGTCGGAAGACTACAAGCTCGACACCGATCATGACGGGGCGCTGACCGATCTAGAGCGTGACCAGATGGCGGGGTTTGATGCCGAATGGGTTGAAGGCTATGCGGGCGATCTGGAGGTCTTGCTAGACGGGCAAGTGTTGACCTTGTCGGGCCCCATGGAGCCGACGGCTGACATGATCGACGGGCGCCTCATTTCCACGCATCTGCGCGAAATCACCGGAACGCCACTGATTGAGGACGAAACCCTGTCACTTAAGGCGTTCGACCCGACCTATTATACGGCCTACGACGTCACACTGCCAGTCACACTGAGCGGACGTGACGATTGCAAAGTCCTGCGCATCGAGCCGGACATTGACGGCCAATTGGCGCAAATGCAGGCGCAGCTTCTGACGCTGGACGCGAATGCCGACCTTGAGGAAAATGACATCCCGCTGATCGGCGGCGACTTTGCCACCGATATTCGCGTCACATGCCCCGCATTGTAA
- the irrA gene encoding iron response transcriptional regulator IrrA has protein sequence MMSETTKRGTDWLAGAGLRPTRQRVALAELLVGDGQHRHITAESLHAAATDRTDGVSLATVYNTLKAFSEAGLIREIMVDGTKSYFDTRVDDHPHFFWEDEGHLTDAPKEQLEIAALPDAPEGTEIAKVDVVIRLRRT, from the coding sequence ATGATGTCAGAGACGACAAAGCGTGGAACAGATTGGTTGGCGGGTGCCGGATTGCGCCCGACACGTCAGCGCGTGGCCCTGGCCGAGCTGCTGGTCGGTGATGGCCAGCATCGCCACATCACCGCCGAAAGCCTTCATGCCGCCGCAACCGACCGCACCGACGGCGTGTCGCTGGCTACGGTCTATAACACGCTCAAGGCCTTCTCGGAGGCTGGCCTTATCCGCGAAATCATGGTCGATGGCACCAAAAGCTATTTTGATACCCGCGTAGACGACCACCCGCACTTCTTCTGGGAAGACGAGGGGCATCTGACAGACGCACCCAAAGAACAGCTGGAGATCGCCGCCCTGCCAGACGCGCCTGAGGGCACGGAAATTGCCAAGGTCGACGTCGTCATCCGTCTTCGCCGCACCTAA
- the fabA gene encoding bifunctional 3-hydroxydecanoyl-ACP dehydratase/trans-2-decenoyl-ACP isomerase gives MSDYPTSFDRDALLKCARGELFGPGNAQLPEPPMLMMDRITDISGDGGAHGKGHVIAEFDIKPDLWFFDCHFPGNPIMPGCLGLDGLWQLTGFNLGWRGWQGRGYALGVGEVKLTGMVRPDRKMLTYKIDFTKAIQTRRLTMGVADGIVEADGEVIYQVKDMKVALSES, from the coding sequence ATGAGCGATTACCCAACGAGCTTTGACAGGGACGCACTTCTGAAATGCGCACGCGGCGAACTGTTTGGCCCCGGCAACGCGCAGCTTCCCGAGCCGCCGATGCTGATGATGGACCGTATTACCGACATCTCCGGCGATGGTGGCGCGCATGGCAAAGGCCATGTGATTGCAGAATTCGATATCAAACCCGATCTGTGGTTTTTCGACTGCCACTTCCCCGGCAACCCGATCATGCCAGGGTGCCTCGGCCTCGACGGATTGTGGCAATTGACCGGTTTCAACCTTGGCTGGCGCGGCTGGCAGGGGCGCGGCTACGCATTGGGCGTCGGCGAAGTGAAGCTAACCGGCATGGTGCGCCCGGACCGCAAGATGCTGACCTATAAGATTGACTTCACCAAAGCGATCCAAACCCGCCGCCTGACCATGGGCGTGGCTGATGGTATAGTGGAGGCCGATGGCGAGGTTATCTACCAAGTTAAAGACATGAAAGTCGCTCTCTCCGAGAGCTAA
- the fabB gene encoding beta-ketoacyl-ACP synthase I — translation MRRVVVTGLGIVSPIGNSAEEVTTALKSGTSGIVASEEMAEHGFRSQIAGTLKIDVAEHVDKRRLRFMGPGAAYAHIAMEQAIADAGLEESDVINPRTGLIAGSGGPSTSAMFAAHQSVLKTGATKRIGPFAVPKCMGSTISANLATAYQIKGINYSITSACSTSLHCIGAASEQIMMGKQDVMFAGGGEELDWTLSCLFDAMGAMSSKYNDTPTRASRAFDADRDGFVIAGGGGIVVLEDLEHAKARGAKIYAEVTGFGATSDGADMVAPSGEGGERAMRLAMGSIPDGRKVSYINAHGTSTPVGDVGEVEAVRRVFGEGTTPPISSTKSMTGHSQGATGAQEAVYCLLMLKNDFIAPSINVETLDPALKPAEIATSLVENAGLDTVMTNSFGFGGTNGSMLLSKFEG, via the coding sequence ATGCGTCGCGTCGTCGTTACAGGTCTGGGGATTGTCTCCCCCATTGGCAACTCAGCCGAAGAAGTCACCACCGCTCTGAAATCCGGCACCTCCGGCATCGTTGCCTCGGAGGAAATGGCCGAGCACGGGTTCCGTAGCCAGATCGCGGGGACGCTGAAGATTGATGTGGCCGAGCATGTCGACAAACGCCGCCTCCGCTTCATGGGGCCGGGTGCCGCCTATGCCCATATCGCAATGGAACAAGCGATCGCCGATGCAGGGCTGGAAGAAAGCGACGTCATTAACCCGCGCACCGGCCTGATTGCAGGCTCCGGCGGGCCGTCCACCTCTGCCATGTTTGCGGCACACCAGTCAGTTCTGAAAACCGGTGCAACCAAGCGGATCGGTCCATTTGCGGTTCCGAAATGCATGGGCTCAACCATTTCCGCTAACTTGGCGACCGCATACCAGATCAAGGGCATCAACTACTCGATTACCTCTGCCTGCTCGACCTCACTGCACTGCATCGGGGCCGCAAGCGAGCAGATCATGATGGGCAAGCAAGACGTCATGTTCGCAGGCGGCGGCGAGGAATTAGACTGGACTCTGTCCTGCCTGTTCGACGCGATGGGCGCGATGTCGTCCAAATATAACGACACGCCCACCCGCGCCTCCCGCGCCTTTGATGCGGACCGCGACGGCTTCGTGATCGCAGGCGGTGGCGGTATCGTTGTGCTGGAAGACCTAGAGCACGCCAAAGCGCGCGGTGCGAAAATCTATGCCGAAGTGACCGGTTTCGGTGCTACCTCAGATGGGGCAGACATGGTCGCGCCCTCGGGTGAAGGCGGCGAGCGCGCGATGCGTTTGGCAATGGGCTCCATCCCAGACGGCCGCAAGGTCAGCTATATCAACGCACACGGTACATCGACGCCAGTAGGTGACGTGGGCGAGGTCGAGGCCGTGCGTCGCGTCTTCGGCGAAGGCACGACGCCACCCATCAGTTCTACCAAGTCGATGACCGGCCACTCCCAAGGCGCCACTGGCGCACAGGAAGCCGTTTATTGTCTGCTGATGCTGAAGAACGACTTCATCGCGCCTTCGATCAATGTAGAGACGCTTGATCCGGCATTAAAGCCCGCCGAAATCGCCACTTCACTCGTGGAGAATGCCGGGCTGGACACTGTTATGACCAACTCCTTCGGGTTTGGCGGGACCAACGGGTCCATGTTGCTTTCAAAATTCGAGGGATAA
- a CDS encoding enoyl-ACP reductase FabI: protein MAGLMDGKRGLIMGVANERSIAWGIAKAMAEQGAELAFSYQGEAFGKRVEPLAASLGSDILVDVDVTDDDSLDACFKTLEDKWGSLDFVVHAIAFSDKNELTGRFINTSRENFKNSMVISCYSLIDVARRAAPLMKDGGTLLTLTYQGSNRVTPFYNVMGVAKAALESTVRYLANDLGPDGIRVNAISPGPMKTLAGAAIGGARKTFRQTEANAPMRANATLEAVGGTAVYLASDQGNCTTGEIIRVDGGYHVLGMPQPENL from the coding sequence ATGGCTGGATTGATGGACGGCAAGCGCGGCCTGATCATGGGGGTCGCCAATGAGCGGTCGATCGCGTGGGGGATCGCCAAGGCAATGGCCGAGCAGGGCGCAGAGCTGGCGTTTTCCTATCAGGGCGAAGCGTTCGGCAAACGCGTAGAGCCGCTCGCCGCTTCTCTTGGCTCCGACATTCTTGTGGATGTCGATGTGACCGACGACGACTCGCTGGATGCCTGCTTCAAAACGCTTGAAGACAAGTGGGGCAGCTTGGATTTCGTGGTGCACGCCATCGCATTCTCGGACAAGAACGAGCTGACGGGGCGCTTCATCAACACGTCGCGCGAGAACTTCAAAAACTCCATGGTCATCAGCTGTTACTCGCTGATCGACGTCGCCCGCCGCGCGGCTCCTTTGATGAAGGACGGTGGCACATTGTTGACATTGACCTATCAAGGGTCCAACCGCGTGACGCCGTTCTACAACGTCATGGGCGTTGCCAAAGCGGCGCTGGAATCCACCGTTCGTTATTTGGCCAACGATCTTGGCCCCGACGGCATCCGTGTCAACGCCATCTCCCCCGGTCCGATGAAGACCCTTGCCGGTGCGGCCATTGGTGGCGCGCGCAAGACCTTCCGCCAGACCGAAGCGAATGCACCTATGCGCGCAAACGCGACGCTGGAGGCCGTGGGCGGCACTGCGGTGTATCTGGCGAGCGATCAGGGCAACTGCACCACAGGCGAGATCATCCGCGTCGATGGCGGCTATCACGTGCTGGGAATGCCGCAGCCAGAAAACCTCTAA
- a CDS encoding metalloprotease produces MLVLFATLVLCLMMLCTLRGGLVSNRGLTIVGMDIQGLGMGVLAFVAAAWYFGPLYGVAIVLSVMIHEFGHVAAYRIAGHDDARFRLIPLMGGVAISDRAPETQAHDFFITLMGPGICLAPMALAYSISDMVAPFSADAAEFLWVFAIVTGALNFFNLLPFWPLDGGRCMRILTDTFVPGATNFVTIAMSAALAAAAVAMQSMVLFFFAILGAQSLFTWSAAWTQTKRLTKAQGLIALGAYLFTVGAHFWGGFTMLARYL; encoded by the coding sequence ATGCTGGTGCTATTTGCAACGCTCGTTTTGTGCTTGATGATGCTCTGCACGCTGCGGGGTGGGCTGGTGTCCAACCGCGGGCTCACCATCGTTGGCATGGATATCCAAGGCCTCGGTATGGGCGTGCTCGCCTTCGTGGCAGCCGCTTGGTATTTTGGCCCGCTCTACGGGGTCGCGATTGTTCTGTCGGTGATGATCCACGAGTTTGGCCATGTTGCCGCCTACCGGATCGCCGGCCATGACGATGCGCGGTTTCGCCTGATCCCGTTGATGGGCGGCGTAGCGATTTCGGATCGCGCGCCCGAAACGCAGGCGCACGATTTCTTCATCACGCTGATGGGCCCCGGCATCTGCCTCGCCCCTATGGCATTGGCCTATTCAATATCAGACATGGTCGCGCCGTTCTCTGCTGATGCAGCGGAGTTCCTTTGGGTCTTCGCAATCGTGACGGGTGCCTTGAACTTCTTCAACTTGCTGCCCTTCTGGCCTTTGGATGGCGGACGTTGCATGCGCATTTTGACCGACACTTTCGTGCCCGGTGCGACAAATTTCGTGACCATCGCGATGAGCGCGGCTTTGGCCGCTGCCGCAGTGGCAATGCAATCCATGGTTCTGTTCTTCTTCGCGATCCTCGGAGCACAGTCGCTGTTTACGTGGTCGGCCGCATGGACGCAGACCAAACGGCTGACTAAGGCACAAGGCCTGATCGCCTTGGGGGCTTATCTGTTTACGGTGGGTGCCCATTTCTGGGGTGGTTTCACAATGTTGGCCCGCTACCTTTAG
- a CDS encoding haloacid dehalogenase type II has protein sequence MPITTCVFDAYGTLFDVSAAARLAAEEPGRDKLAACWQKVANDWRLKQLQYTWLRAVTGDHADFWDVTQNGLDWAMEANGLEDPELRERLLALYWELRAYKEVPFMLAHLKAAGMNTAILSNGSPNMLDGAVSSAGIGENLDDVLSVEDVGVFKPHASVYDLVGKRFDCSKDEVLFVSSNGWDAGCATGYGFTTAWVNRAGEPMDRLPWKPAHVLSDLTTIPELAASL, from the coding sequence ATGCCAATTACCACCTGTGTTTTTGATGCCTATGGCACGCTGTTTGACGTGTCCGCCGCAGCCCGCCTCGCGGCTGAGGAGCCGGGTCGCGACAAGCTGGCTGCGTGCTGGCAGAAGGTCGCAAATGACTGGCGTCTCAAGCAGTTGCAATACACATGGTTGCGTGCGGTGACCGGTGACCATGCTGATTTCTGGGACGTGACCCAGAACGGGCTGGATTGGGCGATGGAAGCAAACGGTCTCGAAGATCCAGAACTGCGGGAACGTCTTTTGGCCCTCTACTGGGAGCTGCGCGCCTACAAGGAAGTCCCCTTCATGTTGGCACATCTGAAAGCGGCAGGGATGAACACGGCCATTCTGTCCAACGGCTCCCCCAATATGCTGGACGGTGCCGTCTCTTCCGCTGGAATTGGCGAGAACCTTGATGATGTTCTGTCTGTTGAGGATGTCGGGGTCTTCAAACCACATGCGTCGGTCTATGATTTGGTGGGCAAGCGCTTCGACTGCTCAAAAGACGAGGTGCTGTTCGTGTCATCAAACGGTTGGGATGCCGGATGCGCGACGGGCTATGGCTTCACCACTGCTTGGGTGAACCGCGCCGGAGAGCCGATGGATCGCCTGCCGTGGAAACCTGCTCATGTCCTAAGTGACCTCACCACGATCCCAGAATTGGCAGCGTCACTATGA
- a CDS encoding alpha/beta fold hydrolase, whose protein sequence is MSKFTAADGISLHYSDEGEGLPVLCLAGLTRNGSDFDYVAPHLKGVRLIRMDYRGRGQSDWADPSTYTLPQEGQDALALLDHLGIEKAAILGTSRGGIIAMGLAAAVKDRLLGVCMNDIGPEIAEPGLEAIKGYLGRRPNFKTYDEATSQRAKLMAGFEGVPETRWREEAQKHYIEKPDGLDINYDPKLRDGVLSGPQNLNPDLWPFFDALAGLPLALIRGANSDLLTPETTAEMVRRRPDMLVAEVPGRGHVPFLDEPESLLVIKAWLQEMQ, encoded by the coding sequence ATGAGCAAGTTTACCGCCGCGGACGGCATTTCGCTGCATTACTCTGACGAAGGCGAAGGGCTACCCGTCCTGTGCCTCGCGGGTCTCACTCGCAACGGGTCGGACTTTGACTACGTCGCGCCGCATCTGAAAGGTGTCCGCCTCATCCGCATGGACTATCGCGGGCGCGGGCAGTCCGATTGGGCCGACCCGTCGACCTACACCTTGCCGCAAGAGGGTCAGGACGCACTGGCATTGCTGGACCATCTGGGCATCGAGAAAGCCGCCATTCTGGGAACCTCGCGCGGAGGGATCATCGCGATGGGGCTTGCCGCCGCGGTCAAAGACCGCCTGCTTGGGGTATGCATGAACGACATCGGCCCCGAGATCGCAGAGCCTGGGTTGGAAGCGATCAAAGGCTATCTGGGTCGACGGCCCAACTTTAAAACCTATGACGAGGCGACATCCCAACGCGCCAAGCTTATGGCGGGGTTCGAGGGAGTGCCTGAAACCCGCTGGCGCGAAGAGGCGCAGAAACACTACATCGAGAAACCGGACGGCTTGGATATCAACTATGACCCAAAGCTGCGGGATGGTGTGCTGTCAGGCCCTCAGAACCTGAACCCCGACCTATGGCCGTTCTTTGATGCTTTAGCAGGTTTACCGCTGGCACTTATACGTGGGGCAAACTCGGACCTGCTGACGCCAGAGACCACAGCCGAAATGGTGCGCCGTAGGCCCGACATGCTGGTGGCAGAGGTGCCGGGACGCGGCCATGTGCCATTCCTTGATGAACCCGAATCCCTATTGGTGATCAAAGCTTGGCTACAGGAAATGCAATGA
- a CDS encoding threonine ammonia-lyase — MNIEMIEAAAQRIKGHARRTPLLSSPFVDEIAGRRVFVKPEALQHTGSFKFRGAWSAVSSLTDNALKAGVIAFSSGNHAQGVALAAREHGTSAVIVMPADAPAMKIDNTRALGAEVVLYDRATEDRDEIGQRLATERGLTLIKPFDEPLVIAGQGTVGLEIAEQAAELGAHAREVLVCCGGGGLTSGIALALEARAPDLRVRPVEPANFDDVTRSLAAGEIKRNASLSGSICDAIITAQPGDVTFPILSRLCGPGIVVPDEDCLRAMAVAFARLKVVLEPGGAIALAAALYHGDKIEGDDVIAVASGGNVDAEMFQMALAKYGGDV; from the coding sequence ATGAACATTGAGATGATCGAAGCCGCTGCCCAGCGGATCAAAGGCCACGCAAGGCGCACCCCGTTGCTATCATCGCCCTTCGTGGACGAAATCGCGGGGCGGCGGGTTTTTGTCAAACCCGAAGCCTTGCAGCATACAGGGTCGTTCAAGTTTCGCGGTGCTTGGTCGGCGGTTTCGTCGCTCACTGACAATGCCCTAAAAGCTGGCGTGATCGCATTCTCGTCCGGCAACCACGCACAGGGCGTAGCACTGGCAGCGCGAGAACACGGCACCAGCGCAGTCATCGTTATGCCTGCCGATGCGCCGGCGATGAAGATAGACAATACGCGCGCCTTGGGTGCGGAGGTCGTGCTTTATGATCGCGCCACTGAAGATCGCGACGAAATCGGGCAGCGGCTCGCAACCGAACGCGGCCTGACCTTAATCAAACCATTTGACGAGCCTTTGGTGATTGCGGGCCAAGGAACCGTCGGGTTGGAAATCGCCGAGCAAGCCGCGGAGCTTGGCGCACATGCCCGCGAAGTTCTGGTGTGCTGTGGTGGCGGCGGGCTGACCTCCGGCATCGCTCTGGCGCTGGAAGCCAGGGCCCCTGATCTTCGTGTGCGCCCCGTGGAGCCAGCGAATTTCGACGACGTGACCCGCTCGCTCGCAGCAGGGGAGATCAAACGCAACGCCAGCTTATCCGGTTCCATCTGCGACGCGATCATCACGGCTCAGCCCGGCGACGTCACTTTCCCGATCCTCAGCCGTCTGTGCGGACCGGGCATCGTAGTGCCCGACGAAGACTGTCTGCGCGCAATGGCAGTCGCCTTCGCGCGGCTGAAAGTTGTGCTGGAACCAGGGGGCGCGATCGCACTAGCGGCGGCCTTGTATCATGGCGACAAGATCGAAGGTGACGACGTCATCGCAGTGGCATCCGGTGGCAATGTGGATGCGGAAATGTTCCAGATGGCTTTGGCCAAATACGGGGGCGACGTGTGA